A region of the Trichocoleus sp. genome:
CTCTAGCTCAACTGACTCTGCCAGTGGTGCAATTGCCACAACAGGTTCCTCTCCTGCTGCAACTGAGTCCCCTATTGCAACTGCTTCACCAGACGCCACAGCTCCAACAACTGCTGCCACAAACGATCCAAATCAAGCAGGTTGGCTTCCCTGGCTCTTGCTGCCCTTGCTGCTGGGAGGTCTTTTTCTTTGGTGGCGACGACGATCGACTGCCGCAGAACCCTTACCTGGTCAGCCCGTTTCCCCATCTGCCCCGTCGGAAACCCTACCTCCTGCAAGTTCAACGTTAGCGGCGAGGGCTGGATCTGTCATTTCTGCCGATCGTCTGGAAACGATGAACGAGCGACCCGTTGAGACCGTCGAGCAGAATCCAGAGTTGCCGGAAGGTTCACCGGAAAGGTTGGCTGCTACGTCCTCTACAACGACACCGCCAATTAGCGATCCTTGGGTGGAGACGGCTGAAACCACAGACCTGCCGGATACAACCCTGCTGGACACAGCTCTGCCGGATACAACCCTGCCGGATACAACCCTGCCGGACAATGATGCGTCTCCTTTAGAGGGAGCAGCCTTCGTAGCCGCAGCCGGAGTCCCTGTCGCAGAAACCGATCGCTCAAGTCCGCCTATCGAAGCGCCCACCGCAGAAACACCTGTTGTAGAAATACCTGCTGTAGAAGCACCTATCACAGAAACACCTGTCACAGAAACACCGATCGAATCCTCCACTCCATCACCGGAAGTCTTTACCACTGAGACGCCTGCTACGCCTGAATTAACTACACCTGATTCAAACTTGGCGGAGTCAATCGCATCAACACCCGATCACACACCAACTGCTGCCGAAGCAGCCCCTGAGGTTGATGGCATCCTGAGTGCTGGAGAAGCTGCCTTGATTGCCGGAGCCGCTGCATTAGTCGCCGCGCAACCCGATATGGCTCACGCCGATGATTCACAATCCACGATTGCGGCAGCAAAGTTTAACGTTGGGCAGTCGGACTTATCGAGCGAAGAACTGGCAACTGTCGATCTAGAACTGCCTTCACTGCCAAGTGGCTATGGTGAGACCCATATTGTCTTACTGCCGCGCGATCCACAGTGGGCTTACGCTTATTGGGACGCTCCAGGAGAACACCGAGAAGCGCTGCGTCGGGCTGGAGGACGTCGTCTGGCACTGCGCTTCTATGACATCACAGATATTGATCTCGCCCGGCAGAACCCTCATAGTCTTCAGCAGTATGACTGTGACGAAATGACGCGAGATTGGTACATCCCTGTGCCCATCAGCGATCGGGACTATATTGCTGAAATCGGCTATGTCACCGAGGATGGCGGCTGGCTGATGCTGGCTCGATCGCTCCCCATCCACATTCCTCCGGTCTATCCCACAGACTGGTATGAAGAGCAGTTCACAACCATCGATTGGCAAGAAGACCTGCACGACAAAACGGTTCTGGAGCTTACGCCTCCTGGCAAACGAAAGACTTTTGATAACCCCATTTACGATCGCATCTTTGGTTTAAACGAAGCGGCTGAGGCACAGCGAGTCGCAGGTTCTCTGTTTGGCTCAATGCATCAGGTCTCTCAAACTATCAGTTCTTTTGCTTCGGGAGCTGGCATAGTGGAACGCACAGAATCTGGCGTGGGTATGTCCGGCATCGGCATGACCATTCCCACCCTATCTGGTGCTGGGATGATGTCGGGTATTGGGATATTAGCTTATACAGAATCTGGGATCGGCATGTCTGGTATTGGCATGGGAATCCCAACTCTATCCGGCATCGGCATGGTGTCTGGCGTGGGTATGGGTATTGCTGGAATGTCTGGAGTGGGCATGTCTGGCATGGGAATCCCAACCCTATCTGGCATTGGCATGATGTCTGGAGTTGGCATGTCTGGCATCGGTATGGGAGTCCCGACTCTGTCCGGCGTGGGCATGATGTCGGGTATTGGCATGTACAGCACATCCGGTATCGGGATGTATACAACCTCAGGAGTCGGCATGTACAGCACGTCTGGTGTTGGCATGTATACCTTATCTGGCATGGGTATGTCAGGGGTTGGCTTTTCTGCTTCAATGCCGCCCATTCGTCCACGCAAATTCTGGCTGATTGCGGATGCAGAACTGATTGTCTATGGGGCAACCGAACCCGATGCAATCGTCACTATTGCTGGACAACCCGTCCAACTTGCACCAGATGGCACGTTCCGCTTTCAAATGTCCTTCCAGGACGGATTAATTGACTATCCCATCATGGCAACTGCCGCTGACGGAGAACAGAATCGGGCAATTCACATGAAGTTCGTCCGCGAGACTCCTAGCCGGAATACGAACACAAAAGAAGAAGCAACGGATGAATGGCCCAACTAAGTTGTAGAGATTGTTGTAGAGATTAGGGAGGGAGTGGGGAGAAGTAATTTCGAGATCTGGTTACCGTCCGATCGCCGAAGCAGAAGCCTTCCTGGTCTTTTGGGTCAGAATACCGGAACTGGGGCTAAGCAGTAGAGCCAGCATAAACAAGCCCGATGCCACCAAAACGATCGCGGCTCCAGAAGGCAGATTGTAATAGTAGCTGAGATACATGCCGCTAATGCTGGCGATCGTCCCAACTCCTGCACCCACCATCATCATCTGATGAAATCGCGGTACAAGTAAATAGGCAGTTGCAGCAGGTGTGATTAGCAGTGACAAAACCAGAATGACGCCAACCGCTTTCATACTGGCAACAACTGTTAAAGCCACTAACACCATCAACCCTGAGTTAAACCAGTTGACGGGCAATCCTGTCGCTTGAGCACCGAGGGCATCAAAGCTGAAAAAGAGCAATTCTTTATAGAGCAAGACAACGACCAGCAGCACAAATGCTGAAATGATGGCTGTGTCGCGTACTTCGCTACTGGTAACTCCCAGAATATTGCCAAACAAAAAGTGATTCAGGTCGATCTTGTTATCTTTCTGGACGATCGTAATCAGCGTTACACCCAGAGCAAAGAAGGCAGAAAAGACAATTCCCATCGCGGCATCTTCTTTAATTGGCGATCGGGTGTGAATCCAGCCAATGATTACTGCACTGATGATTGCGGCAATAAATGCCCCCAGGTATAAATTTGCGCCCACAATAAAGGCAATTGCTAACCCTGGTAAGAGCGAGTGACTGATTGCATCACCCAACAGCGCCATCCGCCGCACCACTAGATAGCTGCCCATCACCGAACAAAGAATGCCAACCAGAACTGCCACAATCAGCGATCGTTGCATGAAGCCGTACTGGAGTGGGTCGAGAAGGATGTGCAGCATGGGAATGTTGAGGGAGAGCAAGACACGGGGAAAAGACAACGGCAATGAATCCGTTAGATTTTGAGAAACTTTTGAGCAATCTTTCAGAAGGACAAATTAGGCTGCTTTGCTATTGAAGAAGCTAACATGACCCCCGTAAGCGCGACTCATATTTTCAACCGTCAAAACTTCGGAGCGATCGCCCATTGCAATCAGTTCACGGTTGAGCAGGAGGAGGCGATCAAAGTGGGTAATCGATTCACCCAGATCATGGTTCACGACTAGCACAGTTTTGCCCTGGTCAGCCAGGTCGCGGAACATGTCAAACAGGAGATCCTCGGTTTTTTGGTCGATGCCGACAAAGGGTTCGTCAAAGAAGAATACTTCTGCTTCTTGTGCCAGAGACCGGGCAAGAAAGACGCGCTGTTGCTGTCCACCAGAGAGCTGTCCGATCGGTCGATCGCGGTATTCTGCCATGCCCACTTTTTCTATCGCTTCTGCGGCAACCCGCCGACTGGGAACAGAAAATCGGCTGAAGTAGCCCGTTTTGCGAACTCTACCCATCAAAACAACATCCCAAACGGTTGCCGGAAACGTCCAATCGATTTGCGATCGTTGGGGCACATAAGCGACTCGCTCCAGTTGTTCTGTGAGGGGGCGAGCACCGTAGAAGGTTGTTCCTGCAATTGATGGAATTAAGCCCAGCATTGCTTTAATCAGCGTACTTTTGCCTGCCCCATTGGGACCGAAAATGCCGATCAATTGACCAGGATGAATCTTGAAGCTGACATTCTGTAGCGCTTGAACCATGCGATATTCAACGCTTAACTGTTGCACAGCGATCGTCCCTGGAGCGAAGGCGTGAACCTGGGAACGGGCTGGAAGATGCTGAAGCTGGTGCAGCGAGGTGAGGGAGTTCATGAGGAGCGTTGCAAGGAGAAAGGTGAAACAATTATGAAAACGAATCTACCATAAATTATGAAACCAATATGAAAAGATGGGTTCTGTCTCAAGGGAGGAATGGATGAAATCAAGCGACAGAGTTTTGCAGATAAAAGGTCTATCTCAATATGTAAGTTTGTTTACAGCGATCGGGCTGTTGGGGCTAGGGCTGATTAGCTGTGACAGTTCTCGTCAGGCTACCAATGATGGCAAGCCGAATGTTGTAGCAACCAGTACGCTCATTACCGACTGGGCTAACGAAATCAGTCAGCAGGAAATTGACCTGACCAGCATCCTTAAACCTGGAAACGATCCTCACATCTA
Encoded here:
- a CDS encoding DUF4912 domain-containing protein, with protein sequence MTDPALAQSAATQTSFPPPDSVPSGSTLRISSSDSMSATNQALKQKFEAQYSGTAVETAMGSSDEALKAVLDGKADLAAIGRALTEAEKSQGLVGVPISREKIAIIVSSDSLFQSNLSFEQFARIFRGEITNWSQVGGAAGKIRFVDRPETSDTRQALSQYQVFRSAPFQAGKTATPVAEDKAAAVITNLGQDGISYAVANQVTTQPNVRILSMHGTLPTNPAYPYSQPRNYVYKQMTSPVAQGFLGFVAAPIGQETIAQADTLGTATAPSVLLATNAASSSSTDSASGAIATTGSSPAATESPIATASPDATAPTTAATNDPNQAGWLPWLLLPLLLGGLFLWWRRRSTAAEPLPGQPVSPSAPSETLPPASSTLAARAGSVISADRLETMNERPVETVEQNPELPEGSPERLAATSSTTTPPISDPWVETAETTDLPDTTLLDTALPDTTLPDTTLPDNDASPLEGAAFVAAAGVPVAETDRSSPPIEAPTAETPVVEIPAVEAPITETPVTETPIESSTPSPEVFTTETPATPELTTPDSNLAESIASTPDHTPTAAEAAPEVDGILSAGEAALIAGAAALVAAQPDMAHADDSQSTIAAAKFNVGQSDLSSEELATVDLELPSLPSGYGETHIVLLPRDPQWAYAYWDAPGEHREALRRAGGRRLALRFYDITDIDLARQNPHSLQQYDCDEMTRDWYIPVPISDRDYIAEIGYVTEDGGWLMLARSLPIHIPPVYPTDWYEEQFTTIDWQEDLHDKTVLELTPPGKRKTFDNPIYDRIFGLNEAAEAQRVAGSLFGSMHQVSQTISSFASGAGIVERTESGVGMSGIGMTIPTLSGAGMMSGIGILAYTESGIGMSGIGMGIPTLSGIGMVSGVGMGIAGMSGVGMSGMGIPTLSGIGMMSGVGMSGIGMGVPTLSGVGMMSGIGMYSTSGIGMYTTSGVGMYSTSGVGMYTLSGMGMSGVGFSASMPPIRPRKFWLIADAELIVYGATEPDAIVTIAGQPVQLAPDGTFRFQMSFQDGLIDYPIMATAADGEQNRAIHMKFVRETPSRNTNTKEEATDEWPN
- a CDS encoding metal ABC transporter permease, with amino-acid sequence MSFPRVLLSLNIPMLHILLDPLQYGFMQRSLIVAVLVGILCSVMGSYLVVRRMALLGDAISHSLLPGLAIAFIVGANLYLGAFIAAIISAVIIGWIHTRSPIKEDAAMGIVFSAFFALGVTLITIVQKDNKIDLNHFLFGNILGVTSSEVRDTAIISAFVLLVVVLLYKELLFFSFDALGAQATGLPVNWFNSGLMVLVALTVVASMKAVGVILVLSLLITPAATAYLLVPRFHQMMMVGAGVGTIASISGMYLSYYYNLPSGAAIVLVASGLFMLALLLSPSSGILTQKTRKASASAIGR
- a CDS encoding metal ABC transporter ATP-binding protein, producing the protein MNSLTSLHQLQHLPARSQVHAFAPGTIAVQQLSVEYRMVQALQNVSFKIHPGQLIGIFGPNGAGKSTLIKAMLGLIPSIAGTTFYGARPLTEQLERVAYVPQRSQIDWTFPATVWDVVLMGRVRKTGYFSRFSVPSRRVAAEAIEKVGMAEYRDRPIGQLSGGQQQRVFLARSLAQEAEVFFFDEPFVGIDQKTEDLLFDMFRDLADQGKTVLVVNHDLGESITHFDRLLLLNRELIAMGDRSEVLTVENMSRAYGGHVSFFNSKAA